The following proteins are co-located in the Pyrobaculum calidifontis JCM 11548 genome:
- the ccsA gene encoding cytochrome c biogenesis protein CcsA translates to MSPLGILLAVLIVVDVATAVYLVNWGPFPLIVAELGAPTAYLNVYVHVPPAVVLYVMAALSFVLAVWGAWRGLSERALKWMDFSAYSVAALGWYAFVSGTVWAAESWGTPLALDPRQMSILVLALIYSLYPAIRRGVEDPERSVKLAQSFVIAGFVLAIVSLLAPVLAQAFHPRPGTTFGGPLGQYMGMRILLILTIFLTLLFVKPARWTSAVYLAGLVVAVALLYPWLLYQPQRVVNVTETSIVLESGQVLNVPPGQVLSPAFFNGTPTLPKNFVAVAGGGVELVRHFSAYVNAALYFATMAFILWLRERL, encoded by the coding sequence ATGTCTCCCTTGGGTATTCTCCTGGCGGTTTTAATAGTGGTAGACGTGGCTACCGCGGTTTATTTGGTGAATTGGGGGCCGTTTCCGCTTATTGTGGCTGAGCTGGGGGCTCCCACGGCGTATTTAAACGTCTACGTCCACGTGCCGCCCGCGGTTGTCCTCTACGTCATGGCCGCTCTGTCCTTTGTCTTGGCGGTGTGGGGGGCTTGGAGGGGTCTCTCAGAGCGGGCTCTCAAGTGGATGGACTTCTCGGCCTACTCAGTGGCGGCGCTGGGGTGGTACGCCTTTGTCAGCGGCACCGTCTGGGCGGCGGAGAGCTGGGGCACGCCCCTCGCCCTAGACCCCAGACAGATGTCTATCCTAGTGCTCGCGCTGATTTACTCCCTATACCCAGCCATTAGGAGGGGGGTCGAGGACCCCGAGAGGAGCGTAAAGCTTGCCCAGTCTTTTGTTATCGCGGGCTTTGTCCTCGCAATTGTCTCTCTCCTCGCGCCTGTCTTGGCACAGGCGTTTCACCCCAGGCCGGGCACCACCTTCGGGGGGCCCCTGGGGCAGTACATGGGCATGCGCATCCTCTTGATCTTGACCATCTTCTTGACCCTCCTCTTTGTTAAGCCGGCGAGGTGGACCTCAGCCGTGTATTTAGCCGGCCTCGTTGTGGCAGTGGCTCTCCTCTACCCTTGGCTCCTCTACCAACCCCAGAGGGTGGTGAATGTGACTGAGACGTCTATTGTGTTAGAGAGCGGGCAGGTGCTCAACGTGCCGCCTGGGCAAGTGTTAAGCCCCGCCTTTTTCAACGGCACGCCTACTTTGCCCAAGAACTTCGTGGCTGTGGCAGGCGGCGGGGTGGAGCTGGTGCGGCACTTCAGCGCGTATGTAAACGCCGCGCTTTACTTCGCCACAATGGCTTTTATACTCTGGCTCCGGGAGAGGCTATGA
- the ccsA gene encoding cytochrome c biogenesis protein CcsA, protein MHPTGFVFAIALVVYLAFVVTGRVRLLAAATALLAASWLYYAASFLAQDFSLLEVAKNTNVGADWWLRLSASWAGTGSSLLLLSFFLGVFIFLVHRAGAPLKVARAAAAVLLLLGASAYFYGPFDTLQEATVGGGINPLLKSFWVSIHPPLVFLGYAGVFATSLALAYVEAVGLRRLAYAALAFLFAGLVVGGYWSYVTFGWGGYWAWDPVETAQLMVFVVAAAALHAPKALSDVKKASFLLAAGSVFLALFVTRTGMSPLHGFASPGAGGYLLLALSLAFLLMALRHLLVAKWAVENWGKMLTFLSIFTAGVFLYGSLLVPSLGVAFGLNTAPPQMDDGMWFYNPALYLLVLITLMFSPLIYLERGGKTLLLYVAVGAVASGALAAAAYVGAVPFSPKSHPLTNAAVGAALVWAAMGAGVILYSAYRARGRTSVLRILHLFLLLFFVAAVYSLPHAYSRAYFLDLYVEPGAEAKVAGVSIRVEDYQLGLSADKVDIYTVYRGNSVYQYAQYGLLSAGSLVSQARPFIEEGRRRVEGDPALSYLFALVKKPVHVGDLRIEAGDNVYFVENASVGAYVAHGGAGGLALMLYIWGNSPVNQTMTVEKPLVFKAGDAVVNVTGTLVSSGGALIPMSAVVEVGGVRRAVPMPLDMNLTLYYMTMTPGTPLYGLLQTPYLDLLSDVRAAHTFSDVPKAVPAEAFSKTVLAVDGRRLEAVVRYAINGEVSGIHGLVSAVVTVPRGLDDVYIAVFTPYVQGEFATYPEPMIYYLSQVCKTLNPRESLKLLALAAAGYNINLLSNADPQSFATTFLTALLELATLVHQYTPTQSEIHISVKTVPLVNLLWLSSLAAVILLFYLTRYE, encoded by the coding sequence ATGCATCCAACTGGCTTCGTCTTTGCAATAGCTCTGGTTGTCTACCTGGCGTTTGTTGTCACTGGGAGAGTCCGCTTGCTGGCGGCGGCCACCGCGTTGTTGGCCGCCTCTTGGCTTTACTACGCCGCGTCGTTTTTGGCCCAGGACTTCTCTCTCCTCGAGGTGGCTAAGAACACTAACGTGGGGGCGGACTGGTGGCTGAGGCTTTCTGCGTCGTGGGCTGGGACTGGGTCTAGCCTCCTCCTCTTGTCTTTCTTCTTGGGGGTTTTCATTTTCCTTGTGCATAGGGCTGGCGCCCCTTTGAAGGTGGCGAGGGCCGCGGCGGCGGTGCTCCTCCTCTTAGGCGCGTCGGCATACTTCTACGGGCCGTTTGACACTCTGCAGGAGGCCACTGTGGGCGGGGGCATAAACCCACTGCTTAAGAGCTTCTGGGTCTCTATCCACCCGCCGCTGGTCTTTTTAGGGTATGCGGGAGTTTTTGCCACGTCTCTCGCCTTGGCCTACGTCGAGGCCGTTGGACTGAGGCGTCTTGCCTATGCGGCGCTGGCCTTCCTCTTCGCGGGGCTTGTGGTAGGTGGGTACTGGAGCTATGTCACTTTTGGCTGGGGTGGGTACTGGGCGTGGGACCCCGTGGAGACTGCCCAGCTCATGGTCTTCGTCGTGGCTGCCGCCGCCCTCCACGCCCCCAAGGCGCTTAGCGACGTGAAAAAGGCCTCTTTCCTCTTGGCGGCGGGCTCGGTGTTTCTAGCCCTCTTTGTCACTCGCACGGGGATGAGCCCCCTCCACGGCTTTGCCTCGCCTGGCGCAGGCGGCTACCTCCTCCTAGCCCTCTCCCTGGCCTTTCTGCTTATGGCCCTCCGCCACCTCCTCGTGGCTAAGTGGGCTGTGGAAAACTGGGGCAAGATGTTGACTTTCCTCTCCATATTCACGGCGGGGGTCTTTCTCTACGGCTCTCTCCTAGTCCCCTCGCTGGGGGTGGCCTTTGGCTTAAACACGGCGCCGCCGCAGATGGACGACGGGATGTGGTTCTACAACCCCGCCCTCTATCTGCTGGTGTTGATAACGCTCATGTTCTCGCCGCTGATATACCTAGAGAGGGGCGGCAAAACGCTCCTCCTCTACGTCGCCGTGGGGGCCGTGGCCAGCGGCGCCTTGGCCGCGGCCGCCTATGTGGGGGCGGTCCCCTTCTCGCCGAAGTCGCACCCGCTTACAAACGCCGCGGTGGGAGCCGCCTTGGTCTGGGCGGCCATGGGGGCCGGGGTAATTTTATACTCGGCGTATAGGGCTAGGGGGAGGACGTCTGTGTTGAGGATACTCCACCTCTTCCTCCTCCTCTTCTTCGTAGCCGCGGTGTACAGTCTGCCTCACGCGTACAGCAGGGCGTATTTCCTAGACCTCTACGTGGAGCCAGGCGCAGAGGCTAAAGTGGCCGGCGTCTCCATAAGAGTGGAGGACTACCAACTCGGTCTCTCCGCCGACAAGGTCGACATCTACACGGTGTATAGGGGAAACTCCGTGTATCAATACGCCCAGTATGGCCTATTGTCGGCGGGCTCCCTTGTGAGTCAGGCTAGGCCTTTTATAGAGGAGGGGAGGCGGCGCGTCGAGGGAGACCCCGCCTTGTCCTACCTCTTTGCGCTAGTCAAAAAGCCTGTGCATGTGGGCGACCTCCGCATTGAGGCGGGGGACAACGTCTACTTCGTGGAAAACGCGTCTGTGGGGGCGTATGTGGCACACGGCGGGGCTGGGGGGCTGGCCCTCATGTTGTACATATGGGGCAACTCCCCGGTGAATCAGACAATGACAGTGGAGAAGCCGCTTGTGTTTAAGGCGGGGGACGCCGTGGTCAACGTCACGGGGACTTTAGTGTCCAGCGGTGGCGCCCTAATCCCAATGTCTGCCGTGGTGGAAGTGGGGGGCGTGAGGAGGGCTGTGCCCATGCCGCTTGACATGAACTTGACTTTGTACTACATGACTATGACGCCGGGCACCCCCCTCTACGGCCTATTACAAACCCCCTACCTCGACCTCTTGTCAGACGTGAGAGCTGCCCACACCTTCTCCGACGTCCCGAAGGCGGTCCCCGCCGAGGCCTTCTCCAAGACTGTGTTGGCGGTAGATGGCAGGAGGCTGGAGGCCGTGGTTAGATACGCCATAAACGGGGAGGTGTCTGGCATACACGGCCTAGTATCGGCGGTTGTCACTGTGCCCCGCGGGCTCGACGATGTTTACATAGCTGTCTTCACTCCATACGTCCAGGGGGAGTTTGCCACATATCCAGAGCCCATGATTTACTACCTATCGCAGGTGTGTAAGACGCTTAACCCGCGGGAGAGCCTCAAGCTATTGGCCCTCGCCGCGGCGGGGTACAACATAAACCTCCTCTCCAACGCCGACCCCCAGAGCTTCGCCACCACCTTTTTGACAGCCCTACTAGAGCTCGCCACGTTAGTCCACCAATACACGCCGACGCAGAGCGAAATACACATAAGCGTAAAGACGGTGCCGCTGGTGAACCTCCTATGGCTCTCCTCGTTGGCGGCAGTAATACTGCTGTTCTACTTAACCCGCTATGAATAA
- a CDS encoding cytochrome c3 family protein has product MGRLQRLRKALTPRTVALLLLAAAVVAGVGFWLYLRYDPGSSAVCATCHNMLPFIANIKNTPHGGTSCATCHSIDLLRWIYVQAVENPTPQQIAARYAQPMFDQCLTCHTAQSFSQLNIHEAHAQLADRLKSCTLCHNPHDSATTSARCQTCHDYNKVLNTHMVFHDSAWAQVDMGKYEVCLECHSPWSRWYVPIGPDCQIGAGKGVPCIGCHGPRAMGFSPADFLDCARCHGR; this is encoded by the coding sequence ATGGGTAGGCTACAGCGGCTGAGAAAGGCGCTTACTCCCAGGACTGTGGCACTGCTGTTGTTAGCCGCGGCGGTGGTCGCCGGAGTCGGCTTTTGGCTGTACTTGAGGTACGACCCCGGGTCATCGGCCGTGTGCGCCACCTGCCACAACATGCTCCCCTTCATCGCCAACATTAAAAATACGCCGCATGGGGGAACCTCCTGCGCCACCTGCCACTCCATAGACCTACTCCGCTGGATCTACGTACAAGCAGTGGAAAACCCAACTCCCCAACAAATAGCGGCGCGATACGCCCAGCCCATGTTCGACCAGTGTCTCACCTGCCACACAGCCCAGTCCTTCTCCCAGTTAAACATCCACGAGGCGCACGCCCAGCTGGCAGACAGGCTAAAGAGCTGCACCCTCTGCCACAACCCCCACGACTCCGCCACCACAAGCGCCAGATGTCAGACCTGCCACGACTACAACAAAGTGTTAAACACCCACATGGTCTTCCACGACTCCGCCTGGGCCCAAGTAGACATGGGCAAATACGAGGTATGCCTAGAGTGCCACAGTCCGTGGTCCAGGTGGTATGTCCCAATAGGGCCAGACTGCCAAATAGGCGCAGGCAAGGGAGTCCCATGCATAGGGTGCCACGGGCCCAGAGCCATGGGCTTTAGCCCAGCCGACTTCCTAGACTGCGCCAGATGCCACGGGCGCTAG
- the nrfD gene encoding NrfD/PsrC family molybdoenzyme membrane anchor subunit: protein MFQEYWDAFLIGPFLFFAGLVGMGMVAMSIFKLRGEELRYETLTYVLLASIILALLFVMGDLSRPPTVMMFAMLNSFLELRYNFLFPFLRGELRFSWMALGIVMLILALLVVAIWALPYLVRRIQAALPQPLAKPLAPLLALLDKIATWLLAQRWYYYLAMAIGVLVTLYSGFLISEAKAVPFWNTTLWGIPGIPTIWIFSATAGALALIRMYHLDREHLVHTTEKYGVLFEIGEVAVIFLFLYNALNSASFAARESAHAVLWGELAPIFWVFVIGLGIVTPLATAALSKIRHSPKLTYAGCVAGLFGALALRTLVVYAGIPEPL from the coding sequence ATGTTTCAGGAGTATTGGGACGCCTTCTTAATAGGCCCCTTCCTATTCTTCGCCGGGCTAGTCGGCATGGGGATGGTGGCCATGTCAATTTTCAAGCTAAGGGGAGAGGAGCTACGGTACGAGACGCTGACCTACGTGCTACTGGCCTCGATCATACTTGCCCTCCTCTTCGTAATGGGAGATCTCTCAAGACCACCCACAGTCATGATGTTCGCCATGTTGAACTCCTTCCTAGAGCTTAGATACAACTTCCTCTTCCCATTCCTAAGGGGGGAGTTGCGATTTTCCTGGATGGCACTCGGCATAGTCATGTTAATACTGGCGCTTCTCGTAGTGGCCATATGGGCACTCCCCTACCTAGTAAGACGAATCCAAGCCGCGCTCCCACAGCCTTTGGCAAAGCCCCTCGCGCCACTACTAGCCCTCTTAGACAAAATCGCCACGTGGCTACTGGCACAGAGGTGGTACTACTACCTAGCAATGGCCATCGGAGTATTGGTGACGTTGTACAGCGGCTTTTTAATATCTGAAGCAAAGGCAGTGCCGTTTTGGAACACGACGCTCTGGGGAATCCCCGGCATACCCACCATATGGATATTCAGCGCCACGGCGGGGGCCTTAGCCCTCATAAGAATGTACCACTTAGACAGAGAACACCTAGTACACACCACTGAGAAATACGGCGTCTTATTTGAAATAGGCGAAGTCGCCGTGATATTCCTCTTCCTCTACAACGCCCTAAACTCCGCCTCATTCGCGGCAAGAGAAAGCGCACACGCAGTGCTGTGGGGCGAGCTAGCGCCGATCTTCTGGGTCTTCGTAATCGGCCTCGGAATCGTAACCCCCCTCGCCACAGCCGCGCTGTCAAAAATTAGGCACAGCCCCAAGTTAACTTACGCAGGATGCGTCGCCGGCCTCTTCGGCGCACTAGCCCTAAGAACGCTAGTGGTATACGCTGGAATTCCAGAACCATTATAA
- a CDS encoding 4Fe-4S dicluster domain-containing protein → MNRRQFLTLPVALAALSLLPSKSNAKGLKLQPVEVGQVKDGQGKKYAFLWSVSKCIFCGACVAACNAVNYGRDKSPNASWGWPQANTKIVETEHGDLPRFIFIQCQHCEDAPCVRNCPTGASYVDKDGGIVLVDYNLCVGCKYCISSCPYDARWINKEGTPSKCTWCIQRVKSGGLPACVAFCPVGARDFGDINDPNSSISKRLAAAKRVYVLMPEKNTKPKFFIVEE, encoded by the coding sequence ATGAATAGGCGCCAATTTCTCACATTGCCAGTGGCTCTAGCTGCACTATCCTTGTTGCCGTCGAAAAGCAACGCCAAGGGGCTAAAACTACAGCCAGTAGAAGTGGGCCAAGTCAAAGACGGCCAAGGCAAAAAGTACGCCTTCCTCTGGAGCGTTTCCAAGTGCATCTTCTGTGGAGCCTGTGTGGCTGCCTGCAACGCGGTAAACTATGGAAGAGACAAGTCTCCAAACGCGTCGTGGGGGTGGCCTCAGGCAAATACAAAAATAGTTGAAACAGAGCACGGAGATTTGCCGCGCTTTATATTTATACAGTGTCAACACTGCGAAGATGCGCCTTGCGTCCGCAACTGCCCCACTGGCGCCTCCTACGTCGATAAAGACGGGGGCATTGTGCTAGTGGACTACAACCTCTGCGTCGGCTGTAAGTACTGCATATCTTCGTGCCCCTACGACGCCAGGTGGATAAATAAAGAAGGCACGCCCTCCAAGTGCACTTGGTGCATCCAACGGGTAAAGAGTGGGGGGCTCCCCGCCTGCGTCGCCTTCTGCCCAGTGGGGGCAAGAGACTTCGGCGACATAAACGACCCCAACTCCTCAATCTCAAAGAGGCTGGCCGCCGCCAAGCGGGTCTACGTACTAATGCCAGAGAAAAACACTAAGCCCAAGTTCTTCATCGTGGAGGAGTAA
- a CDS encoding 4Fe-4S dicluster domain-containing protein: MVKLTPVSWPNPRKEYGILFDVDKCTGCGKCVEACKIRNGTAYELRSKTFSPSSLTATNWLSLRQYASVPMLYRCFHCYSAVCALVCPVDAHIVTEYGAVVIQTDKCIGCGRCAAVCPYGVPRQGADRRYRKCDLCVDRAAEGKPPACVEACPTGALKFGPISEIYAQARKEEKKGRKTYGIELTHWVYVYSDEKAFSAFLTDVARKKDPEETKRILSFPLERGSLPPISYLGIEAAAAAVAIMALVGWRQSRIEEKSGEGGHE, encoded by the coding sequence GTGGTCAAACTGACTCCAGTGTCGTGGCCTAATCCGCGGAAGGAGTATGGCATATTATTCGACGTGGATAAATGCACTGGCTGTGGAAAGTGTGTAGAGGCGTGTAAAATTAGAAATGGCACAGCATATGAGCTACGGTCAAAAACTTTTTCCCCTTCCTCTCTCACTGCGACTAACTGGCTCTCACTTAGGCAATATGCCAGCGTCCCAATGCTTTACAGATGTTTCCACTGCTACTCGGCGGTGTGTGCCTTGGTATGCCCAGTGGACGCCCACATTGTCACAGAGTACGGCGCCGTGGTTATTCAGACAGACAAGTGCATAGGCTGTGGGAGATGCGCCGCTGTTTGCCCATACGGAGTACCTAGACAAGGAGCAGATAGACGGTATAGAAAATGCGACCTCTGCGTGGATAGAGCGGCGGAGGGCAAGCCGCCCGCTTGCGTAGAGGCTTGTCCAACAGGCGCGTTAAAATTCGGCCCCATATCGGAGATATACGCCCAGGCAAGAAAAGAGGAGAAAAAGGGGCGGAAAACCTACGGCATAGAGCTCACACATTGGGTGTACGTGTATAGCGACGAGAAGGCCTTCTCCGCCTTTTTAACCGACGTCGCAAGAAAGAAAGACCCCGAGGAGACTAAGAGAATTCTCTCATTCCCACTAGAAAGAGGCTCTCTCCCGCCAATCAGCTACTTAGGCATAGAGGCGGCCGCAGCCGCCGTGGCGATCATGGCCTTAGTGGGCTGGCGCCAGTCGCGCATCGAGGAGAAGAGTGGCGAGGGGGGCCATGAATAG
- the nrfD gene encoding NrfD/PsrC family molybdoenzyme membrane anchor subunit, translating into MTAFQEIWNPWLIGPFLWLAGISGMTAVAYVLLKWSGVEEKRRELSWVTFISLALALVFVVADLSRPWNMPSAIMSAVFGGTFGWTRSWMAVGIALLLVMLVLTLLVALRHAGIGALRPLVDAKWYDALLLLVGVAVTIYSGFLIAAAPGVPFWNTALIPVLWIISASVCATAVVKLLVHSEAVSKAATRYGFALDAAELLAVFALVSLALYGGSRAARTSAEALAYGDLAAPFWIGVVALGILAPLFIGLYLAKRENKYLAATAALLALIGALLLRVLVLQAGVFEAPV; encoded by the coding sequence ATGACGGCGTTTCAAGAGATTTGGAACCCCTGGCTCATAGGGCCGTTCCTCTGGCTAGCCGGCATTAGCGGAATGACGGCCGTGGCCTACGTATTGCTAAAGTGGAGCGGCGTAGAGGAGAAGAGGAGGGAGCTGAGCTGGGTGACCTTTATCTCCCTCGCGCTAGCGCTTGTGTTTGTGGTAGCAGACTTGTCTAGGCCGTGGAATATGCCCTCGGCAATCATGAGCGCGGTGTTCGGCGGAACCTTCGGCTGGACGAGAAGCTGGATGGCCGTGGGCATAGCCCTGCTGTTGGTAATGCTGGTGTTAACTCTCTTAGTGGCACTGAGACACGCCGGGATCGGGGCGTTGAGGCCGCTGGTAGACGCCAAGTGGTATGACGCACTGCTTCTGCTAGTGGGAGTTGCGGTGACAATATACAGCGGGTTCTTAATCGCCGCGGCGCCGGGGGTGCCGTTTTGGAACACGGCGCTGATACCCGTGCTGTGGATAATAAGCGCCTCAGTGTGCGCAACGGCGGTGGTCAAACTGTTGGTGCACTCAGAGGCTGTGTCAAAGGCCGCCACGAGGTACGGCTTCGCCTTAGACGCGGCGGAGTTGCTGGCGGTGTTCGCCTTAGTCAGCCTCGCCCTCTACGGGGGCAGTAGGGCGGCTAGGACAAGCGCAGAGGCTTTGGCATACGGCGATTTGGCCGCGCCTTTTTGGATAGGCGTAGTGGCGCTGGGGATATTGGCGCCATTATTCATAGGCCTCTACCTCGCCAAGAGGGAGAACAAATACCTCGCCGCTACAGCCGCCTTGCTGGCACTAATAGGCGCCCTACTGCTGAGGGTATTAGTACTACAAGCTGGAGTTTTTGAAGCGCCAGTGTAA
- a CDS encoding 4Fe-4S dicluster domain-containing protein has product MRLAHLWDQSRCIACGACIAACNAANYRSSTGENKTWGWLRSNIKRIAVEKGPRPMLLLVQCQHCENAPCVTVCPTGASYRDVDGLVKINPALCIGCKYCMVACPYEARWLDEETGLPMKCMGEECLSRVKAGLRPVCVEVCPAGARAFGDIDDPTSEISRRLARSRYVRLLEEKGTSPKYFVVVGP; this is encoded by the coding sequence ATGAGGCTGGCACACCTCTGGGACCAGTCCAGGTGCATTGCCTGCGGCGCGTGTATAGCCGCGTGCAACGCCGCAAACTACCGCTCTTCCACAGGCGAAAACAAGACGTGGGGGTGGCTTAGAAGCAATATAAAGAGAATCGCTGTGGAGAAGGGGCCCAGGCCCATGTTGTTGCTAGTCCAGTGCCAGCACTGCGAAAATGCGCCCTGCGTCACAGTGTGCCCCACCGGCGCCTCTTACAGAGACGTAGACGGACTCGTCAAGATAAACCCGGCCCTCTGCATCGGCTGTAAGTACTGCATGGTGGCCTGCCCCTACGAGGCCAGGTGGCTAGACGAAGAGACCGGCTTGCCCATGAAGTGCATGGGCGAGGAGTGTTTAAGCAGAGTAAAGGCCGGCCTCCGGCCGGTCTGCGTAGAGGTGTGCCCAGCGGGCGCCAGGGCGTTTGGAGACATAGACGACCCAACGTCTGAGATTTCTAGAAGGCTCGCGAGAAGCCGCTACGTTAGGTTGCTTGAGGAAAAGGGCACTTCGCCAAAGTACTTCGTGGTGGTGGGGCCATGA
- a CDS encoding molybdopterin-dependent oxidoreductase has product MEISRRDFVKLAATVGVVSALPLTLTSAAQQTAQKTAAEEVKAPVICGACGAACGLIFVKRGDRMYLLPNLEHPQPGMCFRPASALQLWNHPLRLKKPLKRVGNRGEGKFQEVDWDTALNEIAQKLRDIVNKYGPESVAFTRHDVHSWILPFIASVLGTPNVVGHEGTCHNAPTVARGFVLGAGGPPSVDPDYENATYILLVGRNLDAAMGLVRQVAKARERGVKIVVVDPRAPNLAYSSVEWVPIIPGTDTAFVLSLINVIITRGLYDAAFLKKYTNAPFLIKPDGKPLTEKDLGGEGSAYLVYDNATKSLVPHDKAQDPALDYEGVVQTPQGEVRVKTAFKLLAERAAKYPPEEAEKITGVPAADIRRIAVEFATARGVAEDGWYAAKNGNELDLYMAILILNALVGNIDKRGGLCFQESAKYPNAVTTAAGKVVTIFQVCDVGITAQELPAPKAQRVDKVAYPLATSVFDALLDAIITEKPYPIKALFIVGTAPFTRDVNTEKLKQALSKLELVVAIDILPQDHVDWCDYVLPDLMFLERGEMGTMKWSLHAGVVYSEKVLDPPPGVDARNAFWALMEIIRRAFPEKAAAVGYTEKYADPHAFEEYEEAIKKAVIISLANAWNLDPARLEEELKAKGFYVFKKKSYEARPYKTPLGTPSGKVEIYALRALQYNRDPLPDWRPPLYKVPSAPDEFYLVNGKDQIISAHMVMVKNAKWIVDRTVWMNPVDAERLGVKDGDVVELEGLDNGFKAKAVVKVTNRVRPGVLFTYAMAGGRTSRLLTGEYEFLREGVNPEWFASGKLEPVSGSAATNASVRVRRL; this is encoded by the coding sequence ATGGAAATTTCGAGAAGAGACTTCGTCAAACTCGCCGCTACTGTTGGCGTTGTTTCTGCGCTTCCGCTGACGCTGACATCGGCGGCTCAGCAAACTGCACAAAAGACGGCCGCGGAGGAGGTGAAAGCGCCTGTGATCTGCGGCGCGTGTGGAGCAGCGTGCGGCTTAATCTTTGTCAAAAGAGGCGACAGAATGTACCTCTTGCCCAACCTGGAGCACCCCCAGCCCGGCATGTGCTTCCGCCCAGCCTCTGCGCTTCAGCTCTGGAACCACCCCCTCAGGCTGAAGAAGCCTCTAAAGCGCGTTGGAAACAGGGGAGAGGGGAAGTTCCAAGAGGTGGACTGGGACACTGCGTTGAACGAAATTGCACAGAAGCTCAGAGACATAGTGAACAAGTACGGGCCAGAGAGCGTCGCCTTCACTAGACACGACGTACACTCTTGGATACTGCCCTTCATAGCCAGCGTCTTGGGGACTCCCAACGTGGTGGGGCACGAGGGGACTTGCCACAACGCCCCCACCGTGGCCAGGGGGTTTGTCCTAGGCGCAGGAGGCCCGCCCTCAGTGGACCCAGACTATGAAAACGCCACTTACATCCTCCTGGTGGGGAGGAATTTAGACGCCGCGATGGGCCTCGTGAGGCAGGTGGCCAAGGCTAGGGAGAGGGGGGTGAAAATTGTCGTAGTTGACCCAAGGGCCCCCAACTTGGCCTACTCCTCGGTGGAGTGGGTGCCCATAATCCCAGGCACAGACACGGCCTTCGTACTCTCTCTCATAAACGTGATAATAACCCGGGGCCTCTACGACGCCGCGTTTTTAAAGAAGTACACCAACGCCCCGTTCCTCATTAAGCCAGACGGCAAGCCGCTCACTGAGAAAGACCTAGGCGGCGAAGGCTCGGCCTACCTCGTCTACGACAATGCGACTAAGTCCCTTGTGCCACATGACAAGGCCCAAGACCCGGCCCTGGACTACGAGGGCGTTGTTCAAACGCCGCAGGGCGAGGTCAGAGTAAAGACGGCGTTTAAGCTCTTGGCCGAGAGGGCGGCTAAGTATCCGCCAGAGGAGGCCGAGAAGATAACCGGAGTCCCCGCGGCCGATATTCGGAGAATTGCCGTGGAGTTCGCCACGGCGAGGGGCGTGGCAGAGGACGGGTGGTACGCCGCTAAAAACGGCAACGAGCTCGACTTGTACATGGCAATCCTCATCTTAAACGCCCTAGTGGGCAACATAGACAAGAGAGGCGGCCTCTGCTTCCAAGAAAGCGCCAAGTACCCAAACGCGGTTACCACCGCGGCGGGGAAAGTGGTGACGATATTCCAAGTATGCGACGTGGGCATAACCGCGCAAGAGCTCCCAGCGCCCAAGGCCCAAAGAGTGGACAAGGTGGCATACCCGCTTGCGACCAGCGTCTTTGACGCATTGCTCGACGCAATAATCACTGAGAAGCCCTACCCGATAAAGGCCCTCTTCATAGTGGGCACTGCGCCTTTCACAAGAGACGTCAATACGGAGAAGCTCAAGCAAGCCTTAAGCAAGTTGGAGCTAGTGGTGGCCATAGACATACTGCCGCAAGACCACGTGGATTGGTGCGACTACGTACTGCCAGACCTCATGTTCCTCGAGCGCGGCGAGATGGGGACTATGAAGTGGAGTCTACACGCGGGCGTAGTCTACTCGGAGAAAGTGCTCGACCCGCCCCCCGGCGTAGATGCGAGAAACGCCTTCTGGGCCTTGATGGAGATCATCAGGAGGGCCTTCCCAGAGAAGGCCGCCGCCGTGGGCTACACGGAGAAGTACGCAGACCCACACGCCTTTGAGGAATACGAAGAGGCCATTAAGAAGGCCGTAATCATAAGTCTGGCAAATGCGTGGAACCTAGACCCTGCGAGGCTGGAGGAGGAGCTCAAGGCCAAGGGGTTCTACGTCTTTAAGAAGAAGTCTTACGAGGCCAGGCCGTATAAGACGCCCCTGGGCACTCCGAGCGGGAAAGTGGAAATCTACGCGCTGAGGGCTCTGCAGTACAACAGAGACCCACTGCCCGACTGGAGGCCGCCTCTGTACAAGGTCCCAAGCGCCCCCGACGAGTTCTACCTAGTAAACGGGAAGGATCAAATCATAAGCGCGCACATGGTCATGGTGAAGAACGCCAAGTGGATCGTGGATAGGACTGTGTGGATGAACCCCGTCGACGCCGAGCGGCTAGGCGTCAAAGACGGAGACGTGGTGGAGCTAGAGGGCTTAGACAACGGGTTTAAGGCGAAGGCCGTGGTAAAGGTGACAAACCGCGTTAGACCAGGGGTGTTGTTCACATACGCAATGGCTGGGGGTAGGACGAGTAGGCTACTCACTGGCGAGTACGAGTTCCTCCGCGAGGGCGTCAATCCGGAGTGGTTTGCCAGCGGCAAGCTAGAGCCGGTGAGCGGTAGCGCTGCTACAAACGCAAGCGTTCGGGTGAGGAGACTATGA